The Pieris napi chromosome 14, ilPieNapi1.2, whole genome shotgun sequence genomic interval GAAGAAACTCGAACAATATACCAGCACTATAAACCAACTACAAGTTGTGagtatatttattagaatgttaaatatagtgttaaaataatttttacctaCCTCATGAACTTTAATATAGTCAAGCTTTACATACAATTCCTAAATATTACCACCACTCAGAAAACAAAGGAACTTAATTGACTTTTGAAGTAGTTGTTCTAAGACCAGGGTGCATTTAGGTTCTAAATTTATCACATGTGTGCATTTCACTAGCTCATATTTACTCTTAAGCACAACAATTGGAGGAGGCAATTTCCTAAGGGCACACAGAAATAagagatatattttagttttatactaCTTCATATTGCTATTCcttaagttatattttctaatttctaTAATACATCATCAATGGACTCACTGAAAATCAGTGCTGTGGCAACATGAGTGTACTAGTATACCtatgtttttgttgtatttagttttatttttctttgtctATGTTTTGTGTGCTTGTTATACATGTTTCTttctttcaattaaatttcttgcaattgatattaaagtagactgtttttaaaaaaaggtgTTTATAAGCTCAGAATAGTAGTGCATTGTATTTGTAGAACATTTTTCAGGATTTTGAAAACCTTAGttctgaatataaaaaattagaaCTGAATTATTCATCACTGCTGAAAACTGCAAGAGCAGAAATAGAgagaaaaacaaatatgatTACCCAGTTAAATGTGGAGTGAGTATTGCTCAAATAACGAATTTTCTAGATTGTTTAAATTGTcataaacacacacacaagcttgtgtgtgtgtttatgATGTATAAGTTTAATGACCGATTTGCTTCCTTCAAAATTTTTGATACTGCCTGTAACACATTTGTTCTGAATTAAGAAAAACTTctttacttgatattttgaaCACAGAATACTGTTACATGAGTCACATACATTTGTGTTTAAaactagattttatttaaagaattaaataaaaaagggttttTTGTAGGTAAGCATCATACAATATTTGAAATGTTATAACTAAAATCCTTTTATATTTCTAGGAAAGACATGATGGTAATTcaaacatttcaaaataaaggAAGACAATGTTTTAAGAAAGTAACTTGTAATAAAGAGACAATCTCTAAGAATACTGAGATTGACAGCAGCAGGTAAATTTAAGTAATAGTTTTGTTCATCATGCACTATCTcaatctatatacattttctatatatctatatacaaaatgtatgtGCCAGGTATCAAACCTAGGTCAGTTAAGTCAAAGGTTGTGGATTGGATATTATACCACAGAATGATCTGAGGTCAAGTGCATTTTATCTGTCGGCTATAATATatctacataaatattatatataggggatattttatttttgtatgtctatactgaataaacttaaaaactactgagcgaattctaaataaatatgttgaaGGTGTCTGAATAAATAGCAATGGAGCTTCATCTATTTCCACACAATCACCAAACAGGGTTTGAAAAGCAACCACATCTATTACCATACTACCTCTATAGAACATGCGAAGGTTTGAATACTGAAATTGTCACAGGTACAAAACTGAGGACATACATTGTAAAATGGTTGGAAAACGAAAATCAGGACACATGAtggatataaaagaaaatgttttggATAGTAAAGAAAGGACTTCCTCTAAAAACATCCCAAATTTCAGGAAATCAGTTCCTAGGTAAGGgctttaatgattattttatcataGAATAGGTAACCATTAGattaatagttaaattaattttagccAATTTAGAAATAGATGTGACGAGGAACACTCTCACCTACCAAAGGAGCAAAGACTAAGAGACGATGAAGCCTTAGACAAGAAAAGTAGCAAAACTAAAAACTCTAACAGTATTGAAGGAAAACAATTATATCACAAAGCGTCCGTCTCCATGAGGAGCGACAACGATAGATATAGCGATAACCTCTATCGACAGAGAGAGAAAACGCGATATAGACGGAACAGCCCTCAAAGAATTTCGCGTCACCGATCCAGATCTCCACCGGCCGATAGATTTAGTCGACGTAAAAGTCACGACAGACGAAAACACTACAACGATTCAGAACACTCGGCCCATCGTGATATAATTCCAGTCGATCAAATTGAACAACCTGTTCTCAAACACAAGCTACTGCCACATTCTGAAGAACCgagccaaaaaaaaattcgcgTGGATTCATATGGAACATATGCCGGTTCGGAAAGAAGCGGAGAGAGATCTGGAGATTCAGAACTAATAAGCTTCGACGCAGCTTTAACGACGCCCGAAGACCCTCTCGGATCGTGTCAATCGCCGGATTATTTGCACTGTGATAGCGATCATTCATCGATTAAAGGTATGTCCGCCAAGTTTgcacttttatttttactaatgtgatcgaataacaaaaattaaagttttttttcagaaataaTTCATACGGCTGCAACACCACAGGCCGATCCCAGAATAACTAGCAAGAAATATATTGTACGAGCCGAAAACGGCCAAGATGTTTTGAAGAGCAGATCTAGTACTGAAGTTTATTTACAAAGAGTTAACCCGTCACTTTGGGGTATTCCGAAAGTAATTATTCCAGATGCGTTATTGCTGAAACCTCCTTCGGTTCAATGTCTTCAAGATAATCTGCAAAAGTATTCAGAAATCTCTTTAAAACCCACACGAGACGATCGCAATTCGACAAACGGCAAAGTAAATTCTAACGGATGTGTAACTAAAAGCAGTTCAATAACATCAGAAGTCCCCAAAGTGAATAGCAAACCTCCACAATACTCCACGAACAAGGCTGACTTTCCAAGTTTGTTGACAAATGCGCGTAGGCCAACACACGAGTCACAAGCTGGCACTTCTAAAAGTGAAATGTCATTTATTAATGACACGGAGCCACACCCATTTGTTAGTATAGAAACTGTCGAAGGGGACTTGCTGTTGAGTGACGAAGGTAGCGATAATAACGCAGATAGAAGTTCCGCCGACGGTCAGACCATagacaaaattaaacaatCTAAGTCggataaaaatacattcacGTATCAAAGTTCATCTAATTCcggtgaaaataaaataatatctcatattgtaacaaataaaaaagaaatcgaTAGCAAAATTCCAGTAGATCAAGAAAACCATATTGAGAATATCCCAAAAACAAAGGATAGGGAAGAGACAGATATACCGCCTAAAGATTTTGTCAAATCTCTTCAAAATGAAAACAATAGAAACGCAGCTATCTCGTTGGAGGACAATAGGGCAGAAGAAAGCCTTTCAAATAGGGAAACATCCAAATTAGGGAAAAATACAACTTGTAATGTTGAATTGGACCAAGTACCAGACAAAAGTAAATCTGTTAACAATGTTAAAATCCATAAGAACTCGCTCGATTCACCGGACAAACTTAAATGTGAGCGAGGAAGCGAAGATATTACTGATACGAGCACTCAACttgaaaaaccaaaaaaataccAAGAGCCTAAACGAAGACAATGTCCAGAAAAGAGTGACAAACACAGTAAAGTTaatattagtaacaaaaaacataaaaaaaagaaattagatGAAACAAAATTCAAGGAAATCGACAAGAGCACTCTGGCACCGGACGGTCAAAAGAAGTTTAGCGACTTATTTGGAGAAAGCAGCAATAGCCTGATAATGCCTGAGGATTTAGGCATTCGAAGCGTAGAAGTCGCCGAGAGCCCGAAGATTAAATTTGCATCCATTTGCAACGATTCACAGAATGCTGTCGATCATGTTGAAAACGATCCAAACCCAGGTCCCGGTCTCATTCTAGAAAGCATTGCGGACACGCGTGTCGACGTCAACGTGACCGCGAGCGAACAATTAACGAACGGTACCGTCATTTGCAGCGATACTCGAATACCAGAAAAGGCCAATTTGTTTGAGAACATCAAACCTGCCATATCCACGGACAGGCCGGACGTCGTCATCGTCTCGACGGGAGTTCAATCTAAGCTTCTAGAGGACGATATCGACGGAGACATCTCGAAAAGTGTCTCGATCGACACCGCGCGTCCTCTCACGGCTCTGGCGACATCGACCCCCCTCAAAGATCAGAACTGCGTCGCTGCCGGTCGATCCGTCAAAGATACCGTTCTCGACGAGGCCGGAGACGTCCCCGACGTGAGGATTTTCGTCaaacggcgaaggaaaataAAGAAACTCTAGCCGAGTCGTCGTCTCGCCCTTTCGGTCTGTCGGATCGCTGAcgtgaaaatataaaacgtcGACGACGATATCGATCGCGTCGCGGAGACCACTTCGACTCTGCTTTTCCTAAACGAATCGTACGAGGACAGAACGATCGTCGTTATCGCCTGCTATTTTCTTTTCTATCATCGTGACGGACGTCACTAAAATCTACATCGGCGGACATAACGgtataatgataaatattgAGCCGTTCGCGGTTTACGCGTgcctatttctttttaatgaaCCGGGTCAACGGAGGCCGGGGCGAGTCTGATTATCGTACAATTTTATGTCGATTCTGCTTTCGAATGCCATCGCGcacacttttattattattatattgattaaaACTATTTCTCTTATAGTTTCTCTTTTTTAGCCACACAATGTTGACAAATGTTTGTGTAACGTATTggacaatattattatattatgatacAAATATAGCTCAGGAGCAATTCGTGTTTCAGGCGCATGACGCTCCATGCGAACGGCAGACTCGGCCCCTCCGGGTCTTCCTCGCCGTGATCGAGGCGGAGTCGTCGTATATCAAGAGTGacttatctaaaattaaaatacacttaATTCTCGTAAatctcaatttatttataaaaatcatattttaactTACCTATGTACATCGAGGACACGATTACTTATGATTAAAATATCCACCTCGCCATATATACACATACGtactgtttaattttatttattacaatttataattattacattacattagcGATCGTATCACGAATTAAACCATAAAGACTTAGATGTCCACGgccatattatattatcataattaagaTTTATACGAAATGCAATTCTGTCGAGGATCCGACCGACTGTCACGTGTCTAcaaaaatatgtgtaaaagTGATAAAGTGAACTCAAATCGCCTGCGTCGGTCACCTCGAACGTTTCACGCGCGGAGCCGTCCTTTCCGGACGAGTCGACGATCACCGTTTTAGCGCGAGGCGGTCGTGGCTCATCGGAGGTTCGGGAACGCCCGGTCACGAGCGCGAGTGCGCATCCGCGGGCGCCGGATGCTGGTAGCAGACGGCGGACGCGTGGCCCGAGCGCGCGGACGTCAGCGGCGGCCCGCTCTTCCACGAGTCCGTGGCCGGGTCGTACACCTCCACGATGTCCAGGAACGCGTTGCCGTCGTAGCCGCCTGCGAACAGAGGAGGCGTCAGCGCGGAGACGGACGGGGCCAGGGAGAGGAGCGGAGCTACGGACCCATGGCGTAGAGCTTGTTGTCCAGCACGGTGAGCGACAGCGCCGAGCGCGCCACCGGCACGGGCGCCACCGTCTCCCACGAGTCGCGCTCCGTGTCGTAGCGCTCCACGGCGGCCAGC includes:
- the LOC125055953 gene encoding uncharacterized protein LOC125055953 isoform X3, which encodes MENIYDDLENYEEANIIEDLKNENSELKKKLEQYTSTINQLQVNIFQDFENLSSEYKKLELNYSSLLKTARAEIERKTNMITQLNVEKDMMVIQTFQNKGRQCFKKVTCNKETISKNTEIDSSRYKTEDIHCKMVGKRKSGHMMDIKENVLDSKERTSSKNIPNFRKSVPRCDEEHSHLPKEQRLRDDEALDKKSSKTKNSNSIEGKQLYHKASVSMRSDNDRYSDNLYRQREKTRYRRNSPQRISRHRSRSPPADRFSRRKSHDRRKHYNDSEHSAHRDIIPVDQIEQPVLKHKLLPHSEEPSQKKIRVDSYGTYAGSERSGERSGDSELISFDAALTTPEDPLGSCQSPDYLHCDSDHSSIKEIIHTAATPQADPRITSKKYIVRAENGQDVLKSRSSTEVYLQRVNPSLWGIPKVIIPDALLLKPPSVQCLQDNLQKYSEISLKPTRDDRNSTNGKVNSNGCVTKSSSITSEVPKVNSKPPQYSTNKADFPSLLTNARRPTHESQAGTSKSEMSFINDTEPHPFVSIETVEGDLLLSDEGSDNNADRSSADGQTIDKIKQSKSDKNTFTYQSSSNSGENKIISHIVTNKKEIDSKIPVDQENHIENIPKTKDREETDIPPKDFVKSLQNENNRNAAISLEDNRAEESLSNRETSKLGKNTTCNVELDQVPDKSKSVNNVKIHKNSLDSPDKLKCERGSEDITDTSTQLEKPKKYQEPKRRQCPEKSDKHSKVNISNKKHKKKKLDETKFKEIDKSTLAPDGQKKFSDLFGESSNSLIMPEDLGIRSVEVAESPKIKFASICNDSQNAVDHVENDPNPGPGLILESIADTRVDVNVTASEQLTNGTVICSDTRIPEKANLFENIKPAISTDRPDVVIVSTGVQSKLLEDDIDGDISKSVSIDTARPLTALATSTPLKDQNCVAAGRSVKDTVLDEAGDVPDVRIFVKRRRKIKKL
- the LOC125055953 gene encoding uncharacterized protein LOC125055953 isoform X2, translating into MENIYDDLENYEEANIIEDLKNENSELKKKLEQYTSTINQLQVDFENLSSEYKKLELNYSSLLKTARAEIERKTNMITQLNVEKDMMVIQTFQNKGRQCFKKVTCNKETISKNTEIDSSRYKTEDIHCKMVGKRKSGHMMDIKENVLDSKERTSSKNIPNFRKSVPSQFRNRCDEEHSHLPKEQRLRDDEALDKKSSKTKNSNSIEGKQLYHKASVSMRSDNDRYSDNLYRQREKTRYRRNSPQRISRHRSRSPPADRFSRRKSHDRRKHYNDSEHSAHRDIIPVDQIEQPVLKHKLLPHSEEPSQKKIRVDSYGTYAGSERSGERSGDSELISFDAALTTPEDPLGSCQSPDYLHCDSDHSSIKEIIHTAATPQADPRITSKKYIVRAENGQDVLKSRSSTEVYLQRVNPSLWGIPKVIIPDALLLKPPSVQCLQDNLQKYSEISLKPTRDDRNSTNGKVNSNGCVTKSSSITSEVPKVNSKPPQYSTNKADFPSLLTNARRPTHESQAGTSKSEMSFINDTEPHPFVSIETVEGDLLLSDEGSDNNADRSSADGQTIDKIKQSKSDKNTFTYQSSSNSGENKIISHIVTNKKEIDSKIPVDQENHIENIPKTKDREETDIPPKDFVKSLQNENNRNAAISLEDNRAEESLSNRETSKLGKNTTCNVELDQVPDKSKSVNNVKIHKNSLDSPDKLKCERGSEDITDTSTQLEKPKKYQEPKRRQCPEKSDKHSKVNISNKKHKKKKLDETKFKEIDKSTLAPDGQKKFSDLFGESSNSLIMPEDLGIRSVEVAESPKIKFASICNDSQNAVDHVENDPNPGPGLILESIADTRVDVNVTASEQLTNGTVICSDTRIPEKANLFENIKPAISTDRPDVVIVSTGVQSKLLEDDIDGDISKSVSIDTARPLTALATSTPLKDQNCVAAGRSVKDTVLDEAGDVPDVRIFVKRRRKIKKL
- the LOC125055953 gene encoding uncharacterized protein LOC125055953 isoform X4, whose amino-acid sequence is MENIYDDLENYEEANIIEDLKNENSELKKKLEQYTSTINQLQVNIFQDFENLSSEYKKLELNYSSLLKTARAEIERKTNMITQLNVEKDMMVIQTFQNKGRQCFKKVTCNKETISKNTEIDSSRYKTEDIHCKMVGKRKSGHMMDIKENVLDSKERTSSKNIPNFRKSVPRRMTLHANGRLGPSGSSSP
- the LOC125055953 gene encoding uncharacterized protein LOC125055953 isoform X1, which codes for MENIYDDLENYEEANIIEDLKNENSELKKKLEQYTSTINQLQVNIFQDFENLSSEYKKLELNYSSLLKTARAEIERKTNMITQLNVEKDMMVIQTFQNKGRQCFKKVTCNKETISKNTEIDSSRYKTEDIHCKMVGKRKSGHMMDIKENVLDSKERTSSKNIPNFRKSVPSQFRNRCDEEHSHLPKEQRLRDDEALDKKSSKTKNSNSIEGKQLYHKASVSMRSDNDRYSDNLYRQREKTRYRRNSPQRISRHRSRSPPADRFSRRKSHDRRKHYNDSEHSAHRDIIPVDQIEQPVLKHKLLPHSEEPSQKKIRVDSYGTYAGSERSGERSGDSELISFDAALTTPEDPLGSCQSPDYLHCDSDHSSIKEIIHTAATPQADPRITSKKYIVRAENGQDVLKSRSSTEVYLQRVNPSLWGIPKVIIPDALLLKPPSVQCLQDNLQKYSEISLKPTRDDRNSTNGKVNSNGCVTKSSSITSEVPKVNSKPPQYSTNKADFPSLLTNARRPTHESQAGTSKSEMSFINDTEPHPFVSIETVEGDLLLSDEGSDNNADRSSADGQTIDKIKQSKSDKNTFTYQSSSNSGENKIISHIVTNKKEIDSKIPVDQENHIENIPKTKDREETDIPPKDFVKSLQNENNRNAAISLEDNRAEESLSNRETSKLGKNTTCNVELDQVPDKSKSVNNVKIHKNSLDSPDKLKCERGSEDITDTSTQLEKPKKYQEPKRRQCPEKSDKHSKVNISNKKHKKKKLDETKFKEIDKSTLAPDGQKKFSDLFGESSNSLIMPEDLGIRSVEVAESPKIKFASICNDSQNAVDHVENDPNPGPGLILESIADTRVDVNVTASEQLTNGTVICSDTRIPEKANLFENIKPAISTDRPDVVIVSTGVQSKLLEDDIDGDISKSVSIDTARPLTALATSTPLKDQNCVAAGRSVKDTVLDEAGDVPDVRIFVKRRRKIKKL